Sequence from the Deltaproteobacteria bacterium genome:
CCGGCATGACAATACTGTCGCCGGCCGATACCGCCGAAGCCTTCCGCGCGGTGCGGGCGGCGGCAACCATCGACGGGCCGGTGTACATCCGCATGGGCTTTCTCAGCTCGATCGACGGCTACGATGCGCCGCTGCGCGTGGGCGAAGCGGTGACGATGCGGGAGGGCAGCAACCTGACGATCATCGCCACCGGCAGTTGCGTCGGCGCCGCCCTGGCGGCGCACGAGGCGCTGAAGGCCGACGGCATCGGCGCGCGGGTGCTCAATATGCACACGCTCAAGCCCATCGATCGCGCGGCGATCGAACGCGCCGCCCGCGAGACCGGCCGGATCGTGACCGCCGAAGAACACTCTGTGATCGGCGGACTCGGCGCTGCGGTGGCGGAAATCGTGGCCGAACTCGGGGTCGGGCGGGTCCACCGCGTCGGAATCAACGACGTGTTTTGCACCGAGGTCGAGCCCTATCCCGAATTGCTGCGTATTCACGGCCTCGACGCGGCGGGCATCGAAGCGGCTGCGCGCCGGCTGCTGGTGTAGGCGGTGCCGGCAGCGGCGCAGGTGACCGGTCAGGTGCGTGCGCATCCTCCCATTGTCATTGGCCGCCGGCTGCCGTAAGGAAAGGACCCGCTCGCCGCTGGTGACGAGCACCGATCGAAATGGCTACACCACTGCGGCTCCTGCTGGTCGAGGACTCTGAAGACGACTGCACGTTGCTGCTGCACCAGCTGCGCGAGGCGGGCTACCAGGTCACCTGTACCAGGGTCGAAACCGCCGCCGCCTTGCACGCGGCCTTAGCCACCGGCAGCTGGGACATCGTCATTACCGATTACTCGTTGCCCCAGTTCAGCGGCCCGGCCGCGCTGCAACTGGTGCAGGAGAGCGGCCGTGATCTGCCGGTGATCGTCGTCTCCGGCGCCATCGGCGAGGAAATCGCGGTGGCGATGATGAAAGCCGGCGCGCACGATTTCGCCCGCAAGGGCCATCTCACCCGCTTGGGAGCCGCGATCGAACGCGAATTGCAGGCGGCCCAGCAGCGGCGCGAGCGCAGGCGGGCCGAGGAGGCTCTGCGCCACAACGAGGCGCAGTTCCGCTCCCTGATCGAACACGCGCTCGACCTCATCAGCATCCTGACTCTCGACGGCACAGTGCGTTTCGCCAGCCCATCGTACGAAGCCGTTCTGGGATAT
This genomic interval carries:
- a CDS encoding transketolase family protein; translated protein: MSGYITTMLSADVLVELAEQNPDMVLVTQDFGPIGSFTERFPARHFDVGITEENLVGVAAGLAHAGKLPFVIAMAPFVTMRGFEQIRDDCAYNRNRVKIIAPFAGLEAGPWGATHHAMEDIALLRVIPGMTILSPADTAEAFRAVRAAATIDGPVYIRMGFLSSIDGYDAPLRVGEAVTMREGSNLTIIATGSCVGAALAAHEALKADGIGARVLNMHTLKPIDRAAIERAARETGRIVTAEEHSVIGGLGAAVAEIVAELGVGRVHRVGINDVFCTEVEPYPELLRIHGLDAAGIEAAARRLLV